One window from the genome of Rufibacter tibetensis encodes:
- a CDS encoding RecQ family ATP-dependent DNA helicase, with amino-acid sequence MADIQDILKQYWGHEEFRPGQVEIITSVLKGQDTLAILPTGGGKSVCFQLPVLVMGGVCVVVSPLVALMKDQVENLRKRGLSAAALHAGQPERERDLILDNCVFGGVQFLYVSPERLQTELFLERVKRMNVCLLAVDEAHCISQWGYDFRPPYLEIAKLREVLPDTPILALTASATEVVKTDIQEKLKFKKQVVVQQSFARKNLSYSVLQTEDKEGRLREILQKMNGTAIVYVRNRRRTMELADWLHRQGIKAGAYHAGLPHQTRTSAQNDWIMDRVRVMVATNAFGMGIDKPDVRLVVHLDLPDSLEAYYQEAGRAGRDGKYSYATVLLGPEDTGLLLKKTEEAYPPVETLKRVYQALANFYQLATGSGAFQSFDFDLAEFSRTYQLSPIETHFALKQLESEGLLQLNEGFFSPSKVNLLLGNNQLYEFQILNESLEPIIKGLLRLYGGEMFRDFVKISEKGLAKHLSLPEATVKQQLQHLHQRKVLVYEPQHDGPQVQFTAPRFDAASLPVDQKRLSLFRERALEKAHSVVAFMQNSKQCRTIQILGYFGENSSEPCRICDYCLAQKKKKKLDENKLHMEARVLSHLKQTPLHPKSIAMHFSSSEQELLGNLIQEMLESGVVGYTAEGNLAKKEK; translated from the coding sequence ATGGCAGACATTCAAGATATCCTAAAGCAATACTGGGGGCACGAGGAGTTTAGGCCGGGACAGGTAGAGATCATTACCTCTGTGCTGAAAGGACAGGACACGCTGGCTATTTTACCTACGGGCGGGGGTAAGTCGGTCTGTTTTCAGTTGCCTGTTCTGGTGATGGGCGGCGTGTGCGTGGTGGTTTCTCCTTTGGTGGCGCTCATGAAAGACCAGGTAGAGAACCTCCGCAAACGGGGGCTTTCAGCGGCGGCCCTACATGCGGGGCAGCCCGAGCGAGAGCGGGACCTGATTCTGGATAACTGCGTTTTTGGCGGAGTGCAGTTCCTGTACGTGTCGCCGGAACGGTTGCAGACCGAGCTCTTTTTGGAGCGGGTAAAGCGCATGAACGTGTGTTTGCTGGCCGTTGATGAAGCGCACTGTATCTCACAATGGGGTTATGACTTCCGACCTCCTTACCTGGAGATTGCCAAGCTGCGCGAGGTACTTCCTGACACGCCAATCTTGGCCTTGACTGCTTCGGCCACTGAGGTGGTGAAAACTGATATCCAGGAAAAGCTGAAGTTTAAAAAGCAGGTGGTGGTGCAGCAAAGCTTCGCCCGCAAGAACCTGTCTTATTCTGTTTTGCAAACCGAAGACAAGGAAGGCCGGCTGCGCGAGATCTTGCAGAAAATGAACGGAACGGCCATTGTGTACGTGCGCAACCGCCGCCGCACCATGGAACTCGCCGATTGGCTGCACCGCCAGGGAATCAAAGCGGGCGCGTACCACGCAGGGCTTCCGCACCAAACCCGCACCAGCGCCCAGAATGACTGGATCATGGATCGGGTGCGCGTAATGGTGGCGACCAACGCCTTTGGGATGGGCATAGACAAACCCGATGTACGCCTGGTCGTGCACCTGGACTTACCCGATTCTCTGGAGGCGTATTACCAGGAGGCCGGTAGGGCAGGGCGTGATGGCAAATACAGCTACGCTACGGTTCTGTTAGGACCCGAAGATACCGGACTGCTCCTAAAGAAAACGGAGGAGGCTTACCCGCCGGTAGAAACCCTGAAGCGGGTGTACCAGGCCCTGGCTAATTTTTACCAACTGGCCACGGGCAGCGGCGCCTTTCAATCCTTTGATTTTGATTTAGCAGAATTTAGCCGCACGTACCAGCTTTCCCCCATTGAAACCCATTTTGCCTTAAAGCAACTGGAGTCTGAAGGGCTTCTACAGCTAAACGAAGGCTTTTTTAGTCCGTCTAAAGTCAACCTGCTGCTCGGCAATAATCAACTATATGAGTTTCAGATTCTTAACGAAAGTCTGGAGCCTATCATTAAAGGGTTGTTGCGGCTTTATGGCGGCGAGATGTTCCGGGACTTTGTGAAGATTTCAGAAAAAGGGTTGGCCAAGCATTTATCTCTCCCCGAAGCTACTGTTAAGCAGCAATTACAGCACCTGCACCAACGCAAGGTCCTGGTGTATGAACCTCAGCACGACGGCCCGCAGGTACAGTTCACAGCCCCACGGTTTGATGCCGCTTCTTTGCCCGTTGACCAGAAACGGCTGAGTTTATTCAGGGAGCGAGCCTTGGAGAAGGCACATTCAGTAGTGGCGTTTATGCAGAACTCAAAGCAATGCCGCACCATTCAGATTTTGGGGTATTTTGGCGAAAACTCCTCTGAACCTTGCCGCATCTGTGACTACTGCCTGGCCCAAAAGAAAAAGAAGAAGCTGGATGAAAATAAGCTGCACATGGAAGCTCGCGTGCTGAGTCACCTTAAACAAACCCCGCTGCACCCAAAATCCATTGCCATGCACTTCAGCTCCTCTGAGCAGGAATTGCTGGGAAACCTTATACAGGAAATGCTGGAGAGCGGCGTAGTCGGGTATACAGCAGAAGGGAACTTGGCCAAGAAAGAGAAGTAG
- a CDS encoding DUF1810 domain-containing protein encodes MKENSLQRFLSAQESAYEVALSEIKKGRKQSHWMWYVFPQMRGLGFSETAIFYGIQDAKEAKAFLQHPVLGSRLVQICETLLELEEKDAHRIFGSPDDLKLKSSMTLFSSLPQTTPVFRKVLEKFFNGHQDEKTLQILRSQV; translated from the coding sequence ATGAAAGAGAACAGCTTGCAAAGATTCTTGAGCGCTCAGGAAAGTGCTTATGAGGTGGCGCTTTCTGAGATAAAGAAAGGAAGAAAACAAAGCCACTGGATGTGGTATGTCTTTCCTCAGATGCGGGGATTGGGCTTTAGCGAAACTGCCATCTTCTATGGCATCCAAGATGCAAAAGAAGCCAAGGCATTTTTGCAGCACCCAGTTTTAGGCAGCAGGCTCGTTCAGATCTGTGAAACGTTACTGGAACTGGAGGAGAAAGATGCCCATCGCATTTTCGGAAGCCCCGATGATCTAAAACTCAAATCTTCCATGACGTTGTTTTCCTCATTACCACAAACTACTCCTGTGTTCAGAAAAGTGTTGGAGAAGTTCTTCAACGGCCATCAGGATGAGAAAACATTGCAAATCCTTCGCTCCCAAGTGTAA
- a CDS encoding phosphoglycerate kinase, whose product MITIDQYNFQGKRALVRVDFNVPLNSNFEITDDTRIRAAVPTIRKILNDGGSVVLMSHLGRPKGGPEEKYSLKHLLKPLEETFQLPIQFAPDCIGSEAVEMANNLQPGQILLVENLRFHKEEEQGNQIFAEKLSLLGEVYVNDAFGTAHRAHASTAIVADYFPHDKVCGSVMQAELENAQRVLSYADRPYTAIMGGAKISDKIQVIEQLLDRVDNLIIGGGMSYTFAKAQGGTIGNSLLEEDKQSFTLELLKKAEEKGVKIYLPSDTVIADAFDNNANTQVVTSGTIPDGWMGLDIGPDTIATFSEVVRTSKTILWNGPMGVFEFENFATGTKAIAEAVVEATKNGAYSLIGGGDSAAAVTQMGHSHDVSYVSTGGGALLEYMEGKQLPGVLALQMEETPLT is encoded by the coding sequence ATGATAACCATTGACCAATACAATTTCCAGGGCAAACGGGCCTTGGTGCGAGTAGACTTTAACGTACCTCTTAACAGCAACTTTGAAATCACTGACGATACCCGCATTAGGGCAGCGGTACCTACCATCCGGAAAATCCTGAACGATGGCGGGTCTGTGGTGCTTATGTCGCACCTGGGTAGACCTAAGGGCGGACCAGAGGAGAAGTATTCGTTAAAGCACCTGCTCAAACCTTTAGAGGAAACTTTCCAGCTGCCTATTCAATTTGCGCCGGACTGTATTGGCAGTGAAGCCGTAGAAATGGCCAATAATCTGCAACCAGGTCAGATCCTGTTAGTGGAGAACCTGCGTTTCCATAAAGAAGAAGAACAAGGAAACCAGATTTTCGCTGAAAAATTAAGCTTATTGGGCGAGGTGTACGTGAACGATGCCTTTGGGACGGCGCACCGGGCGCACGCCTCTACCGCCATTGTGGCCGATTACTTCCCGCACGACAAAGTTTGCGGTTCTGTGATGCAGGCTGAGTTGGAAAACGCCCAACGGGTTCTTTCTTACGCTGACCGTCCGTACACCGCCATCATGGGCGGTGCCAAAATCTCAGACAAAATTCAGGTCATTGAGCAATTGCTGGACCGCGTAGACAACCTTATTATTGGCGGTGGTATGAGCTACACCTTCGCCAAAGCGCAAGGCGGAACCATCGGGAACTCGCTTCTGGAAGAAGACAAGCAGTCTTTCACTTTGGAGCTGCTGAAGAAAGCCGAAGAAAAAGGCGTTAAAATCTACCTGCCGTCTGACACCGTCATTGCCGATGCTTTCGACAACAATGCCAATACCCAGGTAGTAACCAGTGGTACCATTCCAGATGGCTGGATGGGCTTAGACATAGGACCAGACACCATTGCTACGTTTTCTGAAGTAGTGCGCACCTCCAAAACCATTCTGTGGAACGGACCAATGGGCGTGTTTGAGTTCGAGAACTTTGCCACCGGCACCAAGGCCATTGCCGAAGCGGTAGTAGAAGCCACAAAAAACGGGGCCTACTCCCTGATTGGCGGCGGTGACTCAGCAGCAGCGGTTACCCAGATGGGCCACAGCCATGATGTTTCTTATGTCTCTACCGGCGGCGGTGCCCTGTTGGAGTACATGGAAGGCAAACAGCTTCCGGGCGTGCTTGCCTTGCAAATGGAAGAAACTCCGTTAACCTAA
- a CDS encoding putative quinol monooxygenase, whose amino-acid sequence MLIRVVRMTFQEGKVPAFLEIFNASRTKISAFPECRSVELLQDYHLPHVYSTYSLWDSDEALNNYRSSELFGSVWKPTKALFAEPAQAFSFKPADV is encoded by the coding sequence ATGTTGATCCGTGTTGTCAGGATGACCTTTCAGGAGGGTAAAGTACCGGCTTTTCTGGAGATCTTTAACGCTTCCAGAACTAAGATAAGTGCATTTCCGGAGTGCCGGAGCGTAGAACTCCTGCAGGACTACCACCTGCCCCACGTATATAGCACTTACAGCCTCTGGGACTCAGACGAAGCCCTGAACAACTACCGCAGCTCTGAGTTGTTCGGGAGTGTTTGGAAGCCCACCAAAGCCTTGTTCGCTGAGCCTGCCCAGGCTTTCTCTTTTAAACCTGCCGACGTATAA
- a CDS encoding SAM hydrolase/SAM-dependent halogenase family protein: MGILTFMSDFGTTDHYVAAVKAKILTINPAQIIVDISHHVEPFNIAHGFHVINAVFEDFPAGTVHLIAIDTHGTRSGRYQVARHKGHYFICADNGLLSLLTDGDPEQLIDLPLQENSSSPARDIMVPAAVALAQGASMAEVGELANGMEQLINRQLRLNDHSITGHVVHVDHYGNLITDISKDSVEAIGHGRKFSIHFNREVIDRLSTRYNQPSEGDSVALFNRQGFLTIGINKGHASELLGMYFDSPVEIKFAPDPVE; encoded by the coding sequence ATGGGAATTCTCACTTTTATGTCAGACTTTGGCACCACAGATCATTATGTGGCTGCAGTGAAAGCTAAGATACTGACTATCAATCCTGCACAAATTATCGTTGACATCTCGCACCACGTGGAGCCTTTTAACATTGCCCATGGCTTTCATGTGATTAATGCTGTTTTTGAAGACTTCCCCGCAGGCACCGTTCACCTGATTGCCATAGACACCCATGGTACCCGCAGCGGAAGATACCAGGTGGCCCGTCACAAAGGACATTATTTTATTTGCGCCGACAACGGTCTTTTATCGCTGCTCACAGACGGCGACCCTGAGCAATTGATTGACTTGCCCCTGCAGGAAAATTCCTCTTCCCCCGCCCGTGATATCATGGTACCGGCGGCCGTTGCCCTGGCCCAAGGCGCCTCTATGGCCGAGGTGGGTGAACTGGCCAATGGCATGGAGCAATTGATTAACCGCCAACTCCGGCTGAACGACCACTCGATTACCGGCCACGTGGTACACGTAGACCATTACGGTAACCTGATCACCGACATCAGCAAAGACAGCGTGGAAGCCATTGGCCACGGACGTAAATTCTCTATCCATTTCAACCGCGAGGTGATTGACCGCCTGAGCACCCGATACAACCAGCCCAGCGAAGGCGACAGCGTGGCGCTCTTCAACCGCCAGGGCTTCCTGACCATTGGCATTAACAAGGGCCATGCCTCTGAGTTACTGGGCATGTACTTTGACTCTCCGGTGGAAATTAAATTTGCGCCTGATCCGGTGGAGTAA
- a CDS encoding PhoH family protein translates to MVEKTITLENISLLDFLGLENQNIKQLAAAFPSSKIISRGNEIKIQGQTPEITKIHEILSSLIEHYHQYGKITDKSVHKFLTADNDFEEDVVITSPDVIVYGSKGGVIKAKTPSQHKLVEAVAKNDLVFALGPAGTGKTFISVAMAVRALKNKEVKKIIISRPVVEAGESLGFLPGDMKDKVDPYLRPIYDALEEMIPVEKLKYYYENKIIEIAPLAYMRGRTLNNAFVLLDEAQNTTPMQIKMFMTRMGPTSKVMINGDRTQIDLPRNQRSGLIEAMTVLKDIKGIGFVEMQAEDVVRHRLVKSIVEAYTKFDDKRQKEREEREKSETDGQDEPRRRQNFRRHGD, encoded by the coding sequence TTGGTAGAAAAAACAATTACCCTGGAGAACATCTCACTGCTAGATTTCCTGGGCCTCGAAAATCAGAACATAAAACAACTTGCCGCCGCTTTTCCAAGCAGCAAAATCATCTCCCGCGGCAACGAGATCAAGATACAGGGCCAAACCCCTGAGATCACCAAAATTCACGAGATCCTTTCCTCACTTATTGAACATTACCACCAGTACGGGAAGATCACTGATAAAAGCGTGCACAAGTTCCTGACCGCTGACAATGACTTTGAAGAGGATGTAGTGATTACCTCGCCAGACGTCATTGTGTACGGCAGCAAGGGTGGTGTGATCAAGGCGAAAACCCCAAGCCAGCATAAACTGGTAGAGGCCGTTGCCAAGAACGATTTAGTGTTTGCGCTAGGACCAGCCGGTACCGGTAAAACCTTTATCTCGGTGGCCATGGCGGTGCGGGCGCTTAAAAATAAAGAGGTAAAGAAGATCATTATCTCGCGTCCGGTGGTGGAAGCAGGTGAGAGCCTTGGTTTCCTGCCCGGTGACATGAAAGATAAGGTTGACCCGTATCTGCGGCCTATCTATGATGCGCTGGAAGAAATGATTCCGGTGGAGAAATTGAAATATTACTATGAAAACAAAATCATAGAAATAGCTCCGCTGGCGTACATGCGTGGTCGTACTTTGAACAACGCGTTTGTATTATTGGACGAGGCACAGAACACCACGCCCATGCAGATCAAGATGTTCATGACCCGTATGGGACCTACCTCTAAGGTGATGATCAATGGTGACCGCACCCAGATTGACTTACCGCGCAATCAGCGCTCAGGGTTGATTGAGGCCATGACCGTGTTAAAAGACATCAAAGGAATTGGCTTTGTAGAAATGCAGGCCGAGGACGTGGTGCGTCACCGCCTGGTGAAAAGCATTGTGGAAGCCTACACCAAGTTTGACGACAAACGCCAGAAAGAACGCGAAGAGCGCGAAAAGTCTGAAACCGATGGTCAGGATGAACCGCGCCGCCGCCAGAACTTCCGCCGTCACGGCGATTAA
- a CDS encoding RibD family protein, translating into MVGRVTNQEFSSKETYSIEGDHNPIPKEDFVAEQEAKTYAVVIDPSGKCFWDTNMVSTEHVIEVLTEQVSAGYLAHLRSKNVSYLFGGKDELDLDLVLRKLYSLFGMKTVRIDGGGHVNGSFLKAGLIDEFSLVLAPVADGTTGSPTVFEAEKGYGNRKATQFKIKSVDRIYDDFLWIRYLVVKDQEVGR; encoded by the coding sequence TTGGTCGGCCGGGTGACCAACCAGGAGTTTTCGAGCAAAGAAACTTATTCCATAGAGGGTGATCATAATCCTATCCCAAAAGAAGACTTTGTGGCGGAGCAGGAGGCGAAAACGTATGCAGTGGTAATTGACCCGTCAGGGAAATGCTTTTGGGATACCAACATGGTCTCTACAGAACACGTGATTGAGGTATTGACTGAACAGGTGTCTGCTGGATACCTGGCGCACCTCAGAAGCAAGAATGTGTCTTACCTCTTTGGTGGAAAAGACGAGTTAGATCTTGATCTGGTACTGAGAAAACTTTACAGCTTGTTTGGCATGAAGACGGTTCGCATTGACGGCGGTGGTCACGTAAACGGATCTTTTCTGAAAGCAGGGTTAATAGACGAGTTCAGTCTTGTTCTTGCCCCGGTAGCCGACGGTACCACTGGATCACCCACGGTGTTTGAGGCAGAAAAAGGATATGGAAACCGGAAAGCCACGCAGTTCAAGATCAAGTCCGTGGACCGCATCTATGATGATTTCCTATGGATCAGGTACCTGGTGGTCAAAGACCAGGAAGTTGGGAGATAA
- a CDS encoding iron-sulfur cluster co-chaperone HscB C-terminal domain-containing protein — translation MNYFHFYEIPESFLPDEKAIQTKYYALSREFHPDYYTLEPQEKQQEILEKSTLNTNAYRTLSNFDRRMQYILEQHGLLEEGGQNDLPQDFLMEVMELNEQLMDLEMDYDSVQFKIVSDQTNEIEGFLKAAIWPVLENYENLPPDAQAEALKQVKNYYLKQRYLLRIKESLNKFASSSDR, via the coding sequence GTGAACTACTTCCACTTCTATGAGATCCCGGAAAGCTTTTTACCAGATGAGAAAGCCATCCAGACCAAATACTACGCCTTAAGCCGCGAGTTCCACCCCGACTATTACACCCTGGAGCCGCAGGAAAAGCAGCAGGAGATTCTGGAGAAGTCTACCCTCAACACCAACGCCTACCGTACCCTTTCCAACTTTGACCGCCGCATGCAGTACATTCTGGAGCAGCATGGTTTGCTGGAGGAAGGCGGGCAGAATGACTTGCCACAGGATTTCCTGATGGAGGTCATGGAGCTGAACGAGCAATTGATGGACCTGGAAATGGACTATGATTCGGTGCAGTTCAAGATTGTTTCTGACCAAACCAACGAAATTGAGGGTTTTCTGAAGGCTGCTATCTGGCCGGTGCTGGAAAACTATGAAAATTTACCGCCTGATGCTCAGGCAGAAGCCTTAAAACAGGTAAAAAATTACTACTTAAAGCAACGTTACCTCTTGCGTATAAAGGAATCATTGAATAAGTTTGCATCCTCTTCTGACAGATAA
- a CDS encoding zinc-binding alcohol dehydrogenase family protein — protein MKAIGFKTSLPIDEADSFIQFEKEIPTVKGKDLLVKVEAISVNPVDYKIRKNSLKDKQQDTPKVIGWDAIGTVEATGEEVTLFQKGDRVFYAGDLTRDGSNQEYQLVDEHIVGFAPKNIPIEQAAAMPLTSLTAYELFFDHLQLSKEKDAGKTMLIIGGAGGVGSVAIQLAKKLLGLTVIATASRDVTAEWCKKMGADHVVNHSNLVSEVKSIGFEQVDYIVDFVDLNQYWDAIVELIKPLGKVGCISDPTEPVKLNQLKRKSVCFYWELMFTRSMYQTEDMVEQHHILNKIAQLLDEGIIQPTLNTTMEGLTAENMKEAHRLLESGKTIGKVVVKF, from the coding sequence ATGAAAGCAATCGGATTTAAAACGTCATTACCCATTGATGAAGCGGATAGCTTTATCCAGTTTGAAAAAGAAATACCAACTGTGAAAGGAAAAGACCTTTTGGTGAAAGTTGAAGCCATATCGGTCAACCCTGTAGATTATAAAATAAGAAAAAACAGCCTTAAAGACAAACAGCAGGATACCCCGAAGGTCATTGGTTGGGATGCTATTGGTACAGTAGAGGCCACCGGCGAGGAAGTTACCCTCTTCCAGAAAGGTGATCGGGTGTTTTATGCAGGAGATCTTACAAGGGATGGGTCTAACCAGGAATACCAGTTAGTGGATGAACACATTGTAGGGTTCGCCCCGAAAAACATACCTATTGAACAAGCTGCTGCCATGCCGCTTACCTCACTTACAGCTTATGAACTGTTCTTTGACCATTTACAATTGAGCAAAGAAAAAGATGCAGGCAAAACCATGCTTATTATTGGCGGTGCAGGAGGGGTCGGTTCAGTAGCCATCCAACTGGCTAAAAAGCTGCTGGGGTTAACCGTTATTGCCACCGCTTCAAGAGACGTTACAGCTGAATGGTGCAAAAAAATGGGGGCAGACCATGTTGTCAACCACAGCAACCTTGTTAGTGAGGTAAAAAGTATCGGCTTTGAACAGGTAGACTATATTGTAGACTTTGTAGACCTTAACCAGTATTGGGATGCCATAGTAGAACTCATCAAACCGCTGGGAAAGGTAGGTTGTATCAGCGACCCGACAGAACCGGTAAAATTAAATCAGCTAAAGAGAAAGAGTGTCTGTTTCTATTGGGAGCTGATGTTTACGCGTTCTATGTACCAAACAGAAGACATGGTAGAGCAGCACCACATTTTGAACAAGATTGCCCAACTGCTGGATGAGGGCATCATACAACCAACCCTTAATACCACGATGGAGGGCTTGACTGCCGAAAACATGAAAGAAGCTCACCGTTTACTAGAAAGCGGCAAAACAATCGGAAAAGTGGTAGTGAAATTTTAG
- a CDS encoding ComEC/Rec2 family competence protein: MAKTTFTGSMRLVGCFVLGIILYHTVGHGFSFAGETVAFFLLLFLVTGYLALKRPLTRRRRWAGLVGLGVIIAFSFWSTFLKNQIETLPVPSGAITHYKITLVKAVGVKPASVSSVGRVEAIRAQGKWHPAKGQVAVFFPRSAKADSLRYGQQLLVKGSLSPPKAPANPYQFNYKRYLALKHIQWQAYLPDQHWVPMGYEPPSYVVALSLQVRKRLENAFKEQITSHREVAIANALVLGVQDDLDAALRNAYARTGTMHVLAVSGLHVGLLYGVLLLFLKPLRRGSSGRLLVFLIILAVVWFYAFVTGLSASVLRSVCMFSLVELGNLLRRRSSILNTLALVAFGLLLYEPNYLLDVGFQLSFLAVAGIVLLQPLFLALWHPEHKLVRFFWELLAISIAAQLATFPLSLYYFHQFPVYFWVANLVAVPLTSLGLYLGVAFMALFWVPIVSTWLGKALEGTLWLLNELLLWLEHWPAAVLDGFVITPGQVLALYLFLLCGLLFLLQKRLAWLSGAVLCLAFISGTELAEAQSQRRSQELVIHSVRRSSAVSLLQGRQVSFIADSSFLAQPLQFTYQVQPYWWAKGVRQENRFEATFLKTSPKLGFALHETPEGNKLVVWKGKRLLWLQNKPTLTMQPVSLDAIVLQHNLRLPAQKLQEYFSVKTVILDQTNSRNYVTRTTAELKAAGFKVHVLEEEGAWQIRL; this comes from the coding sequence ATGGCTAAAACAACTTTCACCGGCTCTATGCGCCTGGTGGGTTGCTTTGTTTTAGGGATTATTCTATACCATACTGTAGGCCACGGCTTCTCTTTTGCAGGGGAGACCGTGGCTTTTTTCTTGCTCCTTTTCCTGGTCACGGGGTACTTGGCTTTAAAGCGGCCCCTGACCCGGCGTAGAAGGTGGGCCGGACTGGTTGGGTTGGGTGTCATCATTGCCTTTTCGTTTTGGAGCACTTTCCTGAAAAACCAGATTGAAACCCTTCCGGTGCCTTCTGGGGCTATTACCCACTACAAAATAACCCTGGTCAAAGCAGTAGGGGTAAAGCCAGCTTCTGTGAGTTCAGTGGGAAGAGTAGAGGCTATAAGAGCTCAGGGGAAGTGGCACCCGGCAAAGGGGCAGGTAGCGGTTTTCTTCCCGAGGTCTGCCAAGGCAGATTCTCTGAGGTATGGGCAGCAGCTGTTGGTGAAGGGTTCTTTGTCTCCACCAAAGGCACCCGCCAATCCTTACCAATTCAACTATAAACGGTATTTGGCGCTAAAACACATTCAGTGGCAGGCCTACCTTCCAGACCAGCACTGGGTACCCATGGGGTATGAGCCGCCCAGTTATGTAGTGGCCCTCAGCTTACAGGTTAGGAAAAGATTAGAAAACGCCTTTAAAGAACAGATTACTTCCCATAGGGAAGTGGCCATTGCCAATGCCTTGGTATTGGGTGTGCAAGACGACTTGGATGCAGCCCTCAGAAATGCTTATGCACGTACGGGCACCATGCACGTGCTGGCGGTAAGCGGGCTGCATGTGGGGCTGCTGTACGGGGTGCTGCTGCTTTTCCTGAAGCCACTGCGCCGGGGCAGCTCAGGCAGGCTCCTGGTTTTCCTCATTATTTTGGCAGTGGTGTGGTTTTACGCATTTGTGACCGGGTTGTCGGCTTCGGTGCTGCGGTCGGTTTGTATGTTCTCGCTGGTGGAGTTGGGCAACTTGCTCAGGCGCAGGTCCTCCATCTTGAACACGTTAGCCTTGGTAGCCTTCGGCTTGCTGTTGTATGAACCTAATTACCTGCTGGATGTAGGCTTCCAGTTATCCTTCCTTGCCGTGGCGGGCATTGTGCTGTTGCAGCCACTGTTCTTAGCCTTGTGGCATCCAGAGCATAAGCTGGTTAGGTTCTTTTGGGAACTGCTGGCTATTTCCATTGCGGCGCAACTGGCCACATTTCCGCTCAGCTTGTATTACTTCCACCAGTTTCCGGTGTATTTCTGGGTGGCGAATTTAGTAGCGGTGCCGCTTACCTCTCTGGGGTTGTACCTGGGGGTAGCCTTTATGGCTTTGTTCTGGGTGCCTATTGTGAGTACCTGGCTGGGCAAAGCATTGGAAGGTACGCTCTGGCTCCTGAACGAACTGCTGCTTTGGCTGGAACATTGGCCGGCTGCCGTATTAGACGGATTCGTCATTACGCCCGGTCAGGTGCTGGCGCTTTACCTATTCCTGCTGTGCGGCCTTCTGTTCCTCCTTCAGAAAAGGCTGGCGTGGTTATCAGGAGCAGTGCTTTGCCTGGCGTTTATCTCGGGTACCGAACTTGCCGAAGCGCAAAGCCAGCGCCGGTCACAGGAACTGGTCATTCACAGCGTAAGGAGGAGCAGTGCCGTTAGCCTCTTACAAGGCAGGCAGGTATCGTTTATAGCCGATTCTTCTTTCCTGGCCCAACCGCTGCAGTTCACCTACCAGGTGCAGCCTTACTGGTGGGCCAAAGGGGTACGGCAGGAAAACCGTTTTGAGGCTACTTTCCTTAAAACAAGCCCCAAACTGGGATTTGCCTTGCATGAAACGCCCGAAGGAAATAAGCTGGTGGTATGGAAAGGAAAACGCCTTTTGTGGCTGCAGAATAAGCCTACTCTAACTATGCAGCCTGTTTCGTTAGATGCCATCGTCCTGCAGCATAACCTACGGCTCCCCGCCCAAAAGCTTCAGGAGTACTTCTCTGTGAAAACAGTTATTCTTGATCAAACCAATTCCAGAAACTATGTCACCCGGACGACCGCTGAGTTAAAGGCTGCCGGTTTTAAGGTGCATGTTCTGGAGGAAGAAGGTGCCTGGCAAATCAGGTTATAA